CCGCGCTGGGCGGTGCGGCCGTTGGAGCGACGGTGGGAGGCCTGACCGGCGGGCTGGTCGGCATGGGCATCCCGGAGTATGAAGCCAAGCTCTATGAAGGAAAGATTAAAGAAGGCAAAATCCTGATCTCGGTGCACTCAGAAAATCCGGATACGACGGATCGTGCCAAAACCATCTTCAAAAACGAGGGAGCCGAGGACATTGCGACTTCGGATGAGGCCTCGGTCAAATCCTAAAAGAGGCGAAGAACAGAGACTGGGTCAATCCCAAACGCAATAGTCGATCGACACGTGTTTGTTCCCATCACAGGCCACCTCAAAAGGTCGACCCCGGTCGTCTCAAAGAGCCAAACCGTTGTGTTTGGTTTTCTTTTCCAAAAGAACAAAAGAAAATGACCTTGTCCGCCGGGCCGAATCCCGACTTCGTTCTTTCTCTCACTATCCTTCCTGCGCTTGTCTCACTTGAATGGAAATCCCATAAAGACTCCTCTCCTCCTATGTTCCGACGCTTGTTGGCTGGCCCCCAGGAGAAACGTTCTTCGTATTTAGCGGCCCGTGTTTGAGCCCTTCGGCGTTGGCTCAGGATAAACTCCGCGAGTTGGGCCGCTCTGTTCAGAATTAACGTCCCGTGTTTGATCTCTACCAATTCATTCACCTTCCTTTCTAGGTTCCCCTGGCCTGGTGGCATGGCCGAGCCGTGCAACCGGCACCGAAAAAAGGTGTGGAGTGTTTGAGCCCTCCCACCCTCATGGAAATCGCATAAAGATCCCTCTCCTCTTTCGTTCCGACGCCTGCCGGCTGGCTCCCAGGAGGGATGCTCTTCGCATCTAGCGGACCTTGTTTGAGCGGAGCGAGTTGGGCCGCTCTTCAAAGAGTTCGCGTCCCTCCTCTTCAGTAAGGCCAGACGGGGCGTCCATGGTTTTGGTCACTTTTGCCGAAACAAAAGTGACTCGTCGCTCGGGGGCGAAACCCCGAAAGCGTTGAAATAAGAAGTGACGCACCCAACCAGCGCCCCGCTCCCGGGCTCCCTCCCGGCAGCAACCTTCCTCGCTTTAATTCCGAAGGTCCCACTCTTTTTCCGGTCCCTGTAGTTTTCGTGTATTACTTCCGACGCCTGCCGGCTGGCTCCCAGGAGGGACGCTCTTCGCATCTGGCGGCCCTTGTGTGAGCCCTGCGAGTTGGGCCGCTCTTCAAAAAGTTCGCGTCCCTCCTCTTAAGTGAGGACAGGCGGGGCGTCAATGGTTTTGGGTCCTTTTGCCGAAACAAAAGGACCTCGTCGTCCGGGGCCGAAACCCCGGAAGACCACAACAAGGAAAGGAGGCTCCACGCAAGCGTATGATTCAAGGGCCGAAACCCGTCATGGATACTTGCTAAAACTCCGATTCACAAAAATTCTCTCCATTGATCGCTATCAACACACGCTAAAAAAGAAGGTCCCTCCTCATCTCATACACTCATCCCCGCTCTCTACACATCAAAAAACAACCTTTCCCTTTTTGTCGCTCCTTGCATATTTTCCAACCCCAATAACAGGTCAGCTTGTCGGGCGCGCGCCCACGTCCGGCTGTCCGTTACATTTTAGAGTTCCCCTCATTGCGTGCCGGTTTGGCCGGATAGCATTCGTATGACTCCTCCAGTATATTAAAGAAGATATTCTGGCGTTCCGGTTTGCTGCCTGTTGGACGCATAAGCAGGGTTGCCGGTGTTACGGAAATCAGGGAGAGAGAGAATGTCTGCTCGACGAGCAATCACTACAGGTGCAAGGGTGGTGGCAATGCTGGCAATCTGTCTGGCGCTATCAGGAGTGATCTTGGCCAAACATGCACCAGCAGAGAACACCCCAAACCAAACGCTTACCGACAGGCACGCGCACCTCGATATCCTGAACGACAAAGTGTCTGCGGTCTCCGACACCGGCCCGATCGGTCCGTGTGGTGTCTCAAAGACGGGGGGACAGACATTCTCCGGAGCAGACCGGTTTGTCCCTGTCCTGTATGGCGTTGCCTACTGTGACCGGGAAACGGGCGTCGTGTGGGAAACCTCCCCGGCGGTGACTTTCTTTAACTGGGCCGGGGCCATCAGCCATTGCACCACCCGCGAGGTGGGAGGACGGAAAGGCTGGGCTTTACCGATGCGTGAACAACTCTCGAGTCTGCTGGATATCAATTCGATTCTTTGTTTGGGCGGGGGACTCTGTTTGCCGGATGGGCACCCGTTTCAAAACGTGCAGTCGGCCAATTATTGGTCGGCGTCGACAACCGGGGGAACTCCCACGTTCGCCTGGCTCGTGAATTATTTCCTGGGTGGTGTATTCGTCATCAAGTTGGAAGGCAAAGGGCTCGCGTGGTGTGTACGCGATGGCCAGAGCTCCGACGCACAGGGGCTGGCTGCCATTGCGGAGCCTCACCAAGAAAAAGAAGTGTCT
The DNA window shown above is from Nitrospiraceae bacterium and carries:
- a CDS encoding DUF1566 domain-containing protein; this translates as MSARRAITTGARVVAMLAICLALSGVILAKHAPAENTPNQTLTDRHAHLDILNDKVSAVSDTGPIGPCGVSKTGGQTFSGADRFVPVLYGVAYCDRETGVVWETSPAVTFFNWAGAISHCTTREVGGRKGWALPMREQLSSLLDINSILCLGGGLCLPDGHPFQNVQSANYWSASTTGGTPTFAWLVNYFLGGVFVIKLEGKGLAWCVRDGQSSDAQGLAAIAEPHQEKEVSEVMW